A stretch of DNA from Staphylococcus sp. KG4-3:
TATCTATATTCATTATTCAGTATACAAGAGATTCAACTTTTTAACACTTTTTTAAATAACTATTTCCGAAAGTCACTGAAAGTTGTTATGATAGTTAATAAAGCGTATATTGAAATTGAATATAATAGTGTCATAAGTAAATTGTGATAAGCAAATCGATTGAAAGTGTGGTTTATTTAAATGAATGCAGTATGGGTAGTATTTAGAGAGCATTTTAAAAATTTCTATCTAATACAAAGACTAGCACAGTTCCAAGTGAAGATTTCTAATACAAATAACTATCTAGGTATGGCTTGGGAGTTAATTAATCCAGCTATGCAAATCATGGTTTATTGGTTTGTATTTGGTCTTGGTATTAGAAGTAACAATCCTATAGATGGTGTGCCATTTATTTATTGGTTACTCGTAGGTATCAGCATGTGGTTCTTTGTTAACCAAGGAATTTTGGAAGGTACTAAATCAATAGCAACAAAATATAACCAAGTAGCGAAGATGAATTTTCCGTTATCAATCATACCTTCTTACATAGTAATGAGTAGGTTTTACGGTCATCTTGCACTACTTGTCGTAGTCATTTTACTATGTATGTTGGCAGGTTACTATCCAACGATATACACGTTGCAACTTTTCTTATATGTACCATTTGCATTAATATTAACAACTGCAATAGCGTTATTTACATCAACGTTAGGAGTGCTTGTAAAGGACACACAACAAGCAATTCAAGCGCTCATGAGAATGGTGTTCTTTGCATCATCTATTTTAATTGTACCTCCAGAAGGCATTGTAAAAGATATAATGAAATTAAATCCAATATATTATCTAGCTGAAGCATATCGTTCTGCTGTGTTACATAAAGAGTGGTATTTTATAACGCATTGGGAACTGACATTGTATAATTTATTAATCATCTTGTTCTTATTTATAGTAGGTTCGATTATGCATATGCGTTATAGAGATCATTTTGCAGACTTTATGTAATGGAAATATTGGAATGACTACATTTGAGTAGTGTTGTAATGGGAGTAGGGCAGAAATCAATTTTTTTAAAATGATTTCTGCATCTGCTCCCTTTTTTATTTTCTACTAAAATTAAAAGTTGTTAAATAGAGTAGTGTTTATAGTTAACGTTTTGTTATAGAACTGGTACGATACCTAAATAACATAAAACTTTAGCTGGTAAACATAAATTTTAAAATCATGTGAGTTTATGAATGAAAGTAAAATACGTTTTTAAAGATGTGTTGATGTTATATTATATAAAAGGTTTTTCTATAACTTTTTATGTGGGGTAGATATAATAAAAGCTAAAGTAGTTAATAATTAACGGCGGTGAAATGTATTGAGACAAATTATAAAAAAGCTTTATATCATTATCATTAGCTTTTTGAATATGATATATCGAAAGAAAAAAGTTCAAAGTGACCAAATTGTGTTGATGATGACTTTTGCTGAAGATGTGTTACCTATTATTGAAGCGTTAAACCGTAAAGGATATAAATTGACAGTTATTGGCACAGAAAAAAATCGTAAATATATCCAACATTTAGAGAATACAGTGTTTTTACCTGCAGGAAATAAACAAGTATTTAAGCATATCAAAGCGTTGAGTAGCGCAAAGGTGATTGTAATAGACACTTATTATCTGATAATGGGTGGATTTAAGAAGAAAAAACAGCAAACTGTCGTACAAACATGGCATGCGGCAGGCGCATTGAAAAATTTCGGATTTACAGATAGACAAGTTGACTTATCAAATAATAAAATAGTTCAACAATATAAAAAAGTTTATGACGCAACAGATAAGTATATTGTTGGTGGTGAACCAATGGCAGACTGCTTTAAAGAATCATTTGGAGCAAATGAAAAACAATTTTTAAGAACGGGATTGCCTAGGTTGGTGCCATACACAAGGTTGGACGTTGAACAAAGACAACAAGAATTGAAACAACAATATGGGATAAACGGCAAGGTAGCTGTTTATGTACCTACCTATCGAGAACACAAGCAGGCTAACCGTCAGATAGATAAACAGAAATTTGAAGCAAAGTTACCAGAGTATACTTTATTGAGCAAATTACACCCATCTATTGCCACAGAGCAACAGACGACAATTAACTTGCAATCATTAATGATATTAGCAGACGTGATTATTAGTGATTACAGTTCACTAGCAATTGAAGCGAGCATATTAAACAAACCCACGCTTTTTTATGTTTATGATGAAGCGGATTATAGTCGCACCCGTGGATTAAATGTATTTTATGAAAAAATACCTAAGGCATATAAAGCATATAATGAGGATGAATTAATGCATAAGTTACATGAAAATAGTTACGCGACAGCACTATTATTTGAAGATTGGCATAAATATAATACGAAAGATAGTTTGACGAGCATAATTAATGAAATTGAAAAGATGGTGAAAAAATGAAAATTTCAATAATCATTCCTGTGTATAATGCTGAAGACACAATTCGAAGAGCAATTGCATCGATTGATACAAAGCAAAATTATGAAATTATATGCATCAATGATGGTTCGGAAGATGATAGTAAGTTTGTATTAGAACAATTGCAAAAAGAATATAAAAATATAACGATTATCAACCAAGAAAATCAAGGTGCGGCAGTTAGTAGAAATGTTGGTATTGCTAATATGTCAGGCGATGTTTTTATGTTTTTAGATGCTGACGATGAATTCTTACCTAGTAGAATAGATTTTATGGCTGATTATTATCAACGAGATGAAAATGTAGATATTGTTATCGGACAAATTGCAAGGGAAAACAATGGTGACTGGCAAACCATTTATTCTCATGAAGTAATCAAGAAATTAGATACTGTAAATATTGCTCAATGTCCTGAAGTGATGCAATCAATTGGTCCTGGTGCCAAAATGTTTAGCGCAAAATTTGCTGATTTAAGATTCGATGAAGACGTTGTTTTTTGTGAAGAACATACCTTCATTATCCAAGCATATAAAAAGGCACGAGATATTCAATTATTGCCAGATATCGTTTATGGATATAATGAGCAAGCTGGTTCAGTAACTGATCAACTTGCGAATCAATTTGAATCTTATATGCGTGATGCAGAAAAAGTTAGAACACGTGTAATGGATACATTATTGCTAAGAGAAGCAAGAGTCTATTATAGTTACCGTATGGATGAATTGATTGTAAGTTATCTGATTCAAGCATACGTCAGAGAGCATAAAACCGTTACACAACAAATGTTAGATCTTGTTATCTCATATATTAAAGAAATGCAAAAAACAGATTATGCTGGGGAAGCATTATTTAGAATAATTAAAGTGATTGAACAAGGTAGTGTGAAATGGAACAAAGCTTTATATTATCAATGGAGAGATGCATTGTTAAGCGTTGGTATTGGGAGACCTAATTATTATCGTTTTAAAGTGGAAGTGCTACCGAGACGCGCAAAATTTAGAGGTAAAATGAAATTAAAACAAATTTTGAAAAGATGAAAATTATCAGAATTCGTAAACTAAGATTTAATATGCTATAATTTTTAAAAATGTAAATATTAAATTAATATTTTGTTAAGGAGCATATGCTAATGAAACGAGTTATTACTTATGGAACATATGATTTATTGCATTATGGCCATATTGAATTATTAAGAAGAGCTAGAGAAATGGGCGATTATTTAGTCGTGGCACTCTCAACAGATGAATTTAATCGAGTTAAAAATAAAAAATCTTATTATAATTATGAACAAAGAAAAATGATGTTAGAATCAATTAGGTATGTCGATCTTGTTATCCCTGAAAGTGGTTGGGGACAAAAAGAAATTGATGTTGATCGATATGAGATAGATACATTTGTTATGGGCCACGATTGGGAAGGTGAATTCGACTTCTTAAAAGATAAATGTGAAGTTATTTATCTAAATCGTACTGAAGGTATCTCTACGACTAAAATTAAAAAAGAACTTTATGGTGACAATGAAAAATAGCTTTGCTATTTTATAAATGATTTATTGCGAAGTGATTTGAGTAGCTAGGTTACAGAAATACGGGATTGATAACCGTTGATGTGATCTAGCTTATTTTTGTTATTGTTTGTTAATTTACATTTAAGACGTGTATTTAGTATCAACTGTTTAAAAGGTTTATAAAGAATCTGTAGGGACTGCGAACGGGCATTTAACGCTAATTATTTCTCTTCATGACTCATTTAGTTTTGTTGTTAAAATAAATGAGGATGTGAAAACAAAATCAAAAATTCGATTTCATCTTCACACCCTCAATATGTTTGAGCAGCTACTACCTAGTTAAGGGTAGTAGTAATATTAAGTTTACTTTGCGTGAGTATAACATTAATTGAATAGCAGGGCTTAATAATGTAACAATCACTTGAACGATTATTATTTCTTATTAATTGATTTTTTTCTGATTAAATCAATGATTAGATAGATAATGATTGCGATTGCTGCAATAATTAGAATTGTACCTAATAAAGTTAGTATTGGATGCTCATCCCAAGATGATTTTACAACTGTTGTTGCTTGATGAACGAGTGGTTTGTTGACATCAACTGAAGGGGGACCATATTTACTACTAATAAACTCGCGGTCATATTCAATATGTGCTTTGTTATCTTCAATTACAACTTTATAGTCTTTTTTATCAAAATCTTTTGGTAACACATCGTAAAGATCTTTTTCTACAAAATACGTTTTCCCATTAATTTTTTGTTCACCTTTTGACAATACTTTTTCATATTTATACTGGTCGAAAGACATGTTCATTAAAGCATTACCTATCATGTTACGCTGCTTTTCGCCACCAAGTTTATCGTAATTACCTGCACCCATAATAGCTTGGTTAATTCTAAAGCCATCACGTTTCGTTGTTATTGTATGGTTATAGTCAGCAACATCGCTTGACCCCGTTTTCAAACCGTCAGTACCTTCTAAACTCATATCTGCACCTTCAAGCGAATGGTTGAAGGTGTAATATGTCACACCGTGTTGTGTAGGTGCTAGTTGCTTAGTGAAATCTAATATTTTCGGTGTGTCTTGAACGGCACGTTGCGAAAGTATACCGAAGTCTTTGGCAGTAGATGTATTATCATTTTCATTTTTATATTTTTTAGGTACAAAGTCACGAAGTTGGTGATTTTCTGCACCTGTTGGATTTACAAAATGCGTATTTTCCATTCCTAATGCTTTTGCTTTTTTATTCATTTTATCAGTGAAGTCAGAAAGATTGCCTGAAACTTCTTTTCCTAAAATGAGTGCAGCTGCATTACTTGAGTTTGATACCGTAATTTGAAGTAATTCCTTAATTGTATACGTTTCGCCAGGGTATAACTTGGTATTGCTTAATTCTGGTAAGGTGGACATACGATAGTGTGTATCTGTAATTTTTACTTTATCGTTTAAAGATAACTCGCCTTTATTGACTGCGTTAAGCGTAAGATACATGGTCATAAGCTTAGTCATTGAAGCAGGGTACCACTTTTTATTCATGTTGTATTGATAAAGTAGCTGACCCGTTTGTGCAACATTTACTGCACCCTCAGGTTGATAGGCTTCAGATACATTATAACCATATTGATTTGCTGCTTGTGTGGGTGTAACAGTTTCAGCTTCAGCAAAGGGTGTTATAATTGTACCGACGAAGAGTACAGTTATAAATGTCAAAATTAACTTTCTCATAATTACATTCCCTCTTAATATTTTGAGTTTTATTGCAATAGAAATATTTTAGCATATTGTAAAGTTTAAATAAAATACATTCATGAAATTGTTGTAATTATTGCATTGTTAAAAATGATTGTAAAAAATAAAATTGTGTTTGCTTGGAATTTAACTCATTAACTATTATAATGTTATTCTGCTCAGATTGATTTTTAGCATTAGCTTAAAAATATAAAAATAGAAGAGGTAAAAATATGAAGCAAGAAAATCCATTATTCTATTTATTTAAAAAACTGTCATGGCCAGTTGGCCTTATCATTATTGCTGTATTTATTTCTTCATTGGGTAGTATTACTGGGCTTCTAGTCCCACTATTTACTGGGAAACTGGTAGATAAATTTTCCTTTGATAATATGAACTGGATGTTTGTTGCAGGCTTTATTTCAATTTTTATTGTTAATGCATTACTTAGCGGTGTTGGTTTATATCTATTAAGTAAAATTGGGGAAAAGGTTATATACGCAATTAGATCTGTTTTATGGCATCATATTATCCATTTAAAAATGCCATTTTTTGATCAAAATGAAAGTGGCCAATTGATGAGCCGACTGACGGATGATACGAAAGTCATCAATGAATTTATTTCTCAAAAACTTCCTAATTTATTACCGTCTGTATTAACAATTTTAGGTTCGTTGGTTATGTTATTCATTATGGATTGGAAAATGACATTAGTCACATTCATCACTATTCCAATTTTTGTGTTAATCATGTTTCCATTAGGTAAAATTATGGAAAAGATTTCTAAAAAAACACAAGCTGAAATTGCTAATTTTAGTGGCTTGTTAGGTCGAGTTTTGACAGAAATGCGTTTAGTGAAAGTTTCACATACAGAAGACTTAGAACTGAATAATGCACATAAAAACTTAAAAGAGATTTACTTTTTAGGATTAAAACAAGCTAAAATCACCGCAGTAATACAGCCTATTTCAGGCGTGATTATGTTACTTACAATCGCAATTATATTAGGGTTTGGTGCGATTAGAATTTCCACTGGTGCAATCTCAGCAGGTACATTGATTGCTATGATTTTCTATGTGATCCAATTATCAACGCCACTGATTAATCTTTCAACGCTTGTTACAGATTATAAAAAAGCTGTAGGCGCAAGTGGCCGTATTTATGAAATTATGGAAGAGCCTACGGAAGCATTTCATATAGAACAAGAAGATGAGATTACTGATGGTAGTTTGGTATTTGAACATGTTGACTTTAAATATGGAGTTAAGCCAATTCTGAGTGATGTTAATTTTGAAATACCACAGAGTAAAGTTACTGCATTTGTAGGCCCTTCAGGGTCAGGAAAGAGTACTATTTTTAATATTATTGAGCGGATGTATGATATTGATCAAGGTGATATTAAATATTGTGATAAGTCCATTTATGACATTGGGTTAGGTGAATGGCGTGATAAAATAGGTTACGTAATGCAATCAAACTCAATGATGAATGGTACTATTAGAGATAACATATTGTATGGTATTAATCGTGAAGTAAGTGATGAGGAACTTATACATTTTGCGAAATTAGCGAACTGTCATGAGTTTATAGAACAATTTGAAGATGGCTACGATACGATGGTTGGCGAACGAGGATTGAAATTATCTGGTGGTCAACGTCAACGTATTGATATAGCTCGTAGTTTTGTCAAAAATCCAGATATTTTATTATTAGACGAAGCTACAGCTAATTTGGATAGTGAAAGCGAAAGAAAGATTCAAGATGCGCTAGAAGAATTAATGGAAAACCGCACAACTGTAGTTATCGCGCATAGATTATCTACTATTAAAAAAGCAGAGCAAATTATTTTCGTAGATGCTGGTAAAGTAACTGGTAAAGGTACACATCAAGAATTGATTATGAAACATGAGAAATATCAACAATTTGTAAACACACAGAATTTGACGAAATAAGAAAAAGAGTAAAAAGTAAATTATAGTTGTGTTTATGTAGGCGTTTTCATGCCGAAAGACGAATGTTTGATTTTAGATTATGTACAAAAAGTGATGTTTGTCGAACTATAAAATTGTTATTTTATATAAAGTACATGCATGCTATAATTATTGTGAATTATTAATAAACAGTGTTTTGAGAAAGTATAAATTGATTACAAAAATGAATTAACAAATCTAGGGATTAGGAATAATTAAGGTAAATGCAGGATTTAATGCTGTCTATGAACGTTTGATTGTTTATGTCAGTAATATGCATTTACCTTTATTCTTCTGAATACATAGCTACATAAATTACTTTCAAAAATTCATTGTTATCAATGATTTTAATAAGAAATGGTGGGTGTATTATGTTTTTAGTGATTAACATAATTGGATTGTTTGTGTTTTTAGGGATTGCAGTATTATTCTCTCGAAGCAAAAAGGATATTCAATGGAAATCAATAGCAATATTAGTTGTATTAAACTTATTTTTAGCTTGGTTCTTTATGTACTTCCCGTGGGGGAAAACTGCAGTACAAACATTAGCTAATGGTATTTCTTGGGTGATTGATTCAGCACATGCAGGCACAGGGTTTGCTTTTTCTAGCTGGGTAAAACCAGGCGCAATGGATATGGCAGTTAGTGCATTATTCCCAATATTATTAGTTGTTCCGTTATTTGACATTTTAATGTATTTTAATATTTTACCTAAAGTAATTGGTGGTATTGGTTGGGTTTTAGCAAAAATCACACGTCAACCAAAGTTCGAATCATTCTTTGGTATTGAAATGATGTTTTTAGGTAATACAGAAGCATTAGCAGTTTCGAATGAACAATTAAAACGTATGAAAGAAACTCGTGTGTTAACGGTGGCGATGATGTCTATGAGCTCTGTATCTGGGGCTATAGTAGGGGCATATGTCTCTATGGTTCCTGGTGATTTAGTATTGACAGCTATTCCATTAAATATAATCAATGCGATTATTATTTCATCTATATTGAATCCGGTTACGGTAGAAGAAAAAGAAGATATTATTTACACTATTCAAAGTAATGAATTAGAACGTCAACCGTTCTTCTCATTCTTAGGTGACTCAGTATTAAATGCAGGTAAATTAATCTTAATTATTATAGCATTTGTTATTAGTTTCGTTGCTTTATCAGATTTAATTGATCGATTAATTAATTTACTTACCAGCATCATTGGTGGTTGGGCAGGTATTAAAGGTAGTTTTGGTTTAGATCAAATACTTGGTGTGTTTATGTATCCATTTGCGTTATTGCTTGGTTTACCATGGGATGAAGCTTGGATTGTTGCACAACAAATGGCCAAAAAAATTGTCACTAATGAATTTGTTGTCATGGGACAAATTAAAGATGTTGTTGAATCTTATTCGCCACATAGACGTGCAGTCATTACAACATTCTTAATTTCATTCGCGAACTTCTCGACAATTGGTATGATTGTAGGTACTTTAAAAGGAATCGTAGACAAGAAAACATCAGATTTCGTATCACAATATGTACCGATGTTATTACTTGCAGGTATTTTAGTATCGTTGATGACTGCAGGATTTGTTGGATTATTTGCTTGGTAAATTATAAATAAACATTAAACTTAAGTTGTATGCTTATTTTTTATTGGAACATGTTAAATTACTAGACGTTTAAAAGTGTTTGTCACGCTTTTGAATGTCTAGTTTTTTTGTTCCTTATTAGACGCAACATTATAGTTTGTTATAAATTAAATTCCTAGCCATCAAACATTATGGTTATAAAATAAAAAGCAAAAAAATAAAGCCAAGTAATTGAAGTGAGGAGACACATTCATCATTACTTGGCTTTTACGGGAAATGAATTAACTGTATATAAATAGTAAGGACTAGGTACTAAGTATATACTCGAGCAAAAATTGTTTTGTTTGTTACTATAAACAACACAAAGGAGATGGCTTCTTATTGGCTACCAATAAGAAGATAAATTTTATTATATCAAAGAGAAATTAATAAGTAAACAGAAATTTCAGAATTTTTAAAATTAACTAATTTTAATTAAATATATAGGAATTACAATACAAAATAAATTTATTATATAAAGGGTTTTCTGTATATTCGTGTTGTAGTATTTCCGATAATTTGCTAACATTCAATTGATTAGTGCAAATTCAAGGGGGTCGTGTGGGTGAACAAAACAGTGCGAGATTTAATATTAGTTGTTTTTGGATCGTTCATTTTTTCAGCTGGGGTGAATACGTTTATTATATCTGCTGATTTAGGTGAGGGAGGAGTGACTGGTATAGCGATCGTACTTTACTATGCTTTTCACATTTCTCCAGGTATTACAAACTTCGTATTTAATGCCATTTTAATTGGGATAGGTTATAAATTTTTAAGTAAACGAAGTATGTATTTAACTATTATCGCAACGATTTTAATTTCTATCTTTTTAGAATTAACTGTAAGTTGGGAAATTGAAACAGGCAATATATTGGTTAATGCAGTATTTGGTGGTCTTTGTGTGGGGCTAGGTATAGGTGTGATTGTGCTTGCAGGTGGTACTACAGCAGGGACTACAATTTTAGCTCGAATCGCTAATAAATACTTAGACGTTAGTACACCTTATGCGTTACTATTCTTCGATTTAATTGTTGTAGCTATATCACTGACTGTTATTCCAATTTCTAGTGCACTGGTTACTGTGATTTCATTGTATATCGGTACGAAAGTAATGGATTACGTCATTGAAGGTTTAAATACGAAGAAAGCAATGACAATTATTTCAAGCAAGCCTGATGAAATTGCTAAAGTAATTGATGAACAAGTAGGACGTGGGCTTACCATTTTAAATGGCCGTGGCTATTTTTCAAAAGAAGATAAAGATATTTTGTATGTTGTTATTACTAAAACACAAGTAACAAGAGCCAAGCGTTTAATAAGAAAAATCGATGATAACGCATTTTTAGTTATTCATGATGTACGAGATGTATACGGAAATGGTTTCTTAATCGATGAACATTAAGATAACACAATGTAAAGTTGAATAATAAAGTTGCCTAATTTATTTGGAATATTTCCATAGTGAATTAGGCTTTTTATGATAG
This window harbors:
- a CDS encoding ABC transporter permease, whose product is MNAVWVVFREHFKNFYLIQRLAQFQVKISNTNNYLGMAWELINPAMQIMVYWFVFGLGIRSNNPIDGVPFIYWLLVGISMWFFVNQGILEGTKSIATKYNQVAKMNFPLSIIPSYIVMSRFYGHLALLVVVILLCMLAGYYPTIYTLQLFLYVPFALILTTAIALFTSTLGVLVKDTQQAIQALMRMVFFASSILIVPPEGIVKDIMKLNPIYYLAEAYRSAVLHKEWYFITHWELTLYNLLIILFLFIVGSIMHMRYRDHFADFM
- a CDS encoding ABC transporter ATP-binding protein, with protein sequence MKQENPLFYLFKKLSWPVGLIIIAVFISSLGSITGLLVPLFTGKLVDKFSFDNMNWMFVAGFISIFIVNALLSGVGLYLLSKIGEKVIYAIRSVLWHHIIHLKMPFFDQNESGQLMSRLTDDTKVINEFISQKLPNLLPSVLTILGSLVMLFIMDWKMTLVTFITIPIFVLIMFPLGKIMEKISKKTQAEIANFSGLLGRVLTEMRLVKVSHTEDLELNNAHKNLKEIYFLGLKQAKITAVIQPISGVIMLLTIAIILGFGAIRISTGAISAGTLIAMIFYVIQLSTPLINLSTLVTDYKKAVGASGRIYEIMEEPTEAFHIEQEDEITDGSLVFEHVDFKYGVKPILSDVNFEIPQSKVTAFVGPSGSGKSTIFNIIERMYDIDQGDIKYCDKSIYDIGLGEWRDKIGYVMQSNSMMNGTIRDNILYGINREVSDEELIHFAKLANCHEFIEQFEDGYDTMVGERGLKLSGGQRQRIDIARSFVKNPDILLLDEATANLDSESERKIQDALEELMENRTTVVIAHRLSTIKKAEQIIFVDAGKVTGKGTHQELIMKHEKYQQFVNTQNLTK
- a CDS encoding glycosyltransferase family A protein, with the protein product MKISIIIPVYNAEDTIRRAIASIDTKQNYEIICINDGSEDDSKFVLEQLQKEYKNITIINQENQGAAVSRNVGIANMSGDVFMFLDADDEFLPSRIDFMADYYQRDENVDIVIGQIARENNGDWQTIYSHEVIKKLDTVNIAQCPEVMQSIGPGAKMFSAKFADLRFDEDVVFCEEHTFIIQAYKKARDIQLLPDIVYGYNEQAGSVTDQLANQFESYMRDAEKVRTRVMDTLLLREARVYYSYRMDELIVSYLIQAYVREHKTVTQQMLDLVISYIKEMQKTDYAGEALFRIIKVIEQGSVKWNKALYYQWRDALLSVGIGRPNYYRFKVEVLPRRAKFRGKMKLKQILKR
- a CDS encoding NupC/NupG family nucleoside CNT transporter, which encodes MFLVINIIGLFVFLGIAVLFSRSKKDIQWKSIAILVVLNLFLAWFFMYFPWGKTAVQTLANGISWVIDSAHAGTGFAFSSWVKPGAMDMAVSALFPILLVVPLFDILMYFNILPKVIGGIGWVLAKITRQPKFESFFGIEMMFLGNTEALAVSNEQLKRMKETRVLTVAMMSMSSVSGAIVGAYVSMVPGDLVLTAIPLNIINAIIISSILNPVTVEEKEDIIYTIQSNELERQPFFSFLGDSVLNAGKLILIIIAFVISFVALSDLIDRLINLLTSIIGGWAGIKGSFGLDQILGVFMYPFALLLGLPWDEAWIVAQQMAKKIVTNEFVVMGQIKDVVESYSPHRRAVITTFLISFANFSTIGMIVGTLKGIVDKKTSDFVSQYVPMLLLAGILVSLMTAGFVGLFAW
- the tagD gene encoding glycerol-3-phosphate cytidylyltransferase; this translates as MKRVITYGTYDLLHYGHIELLRRAREMGDYLVVALSTDEFNRVKNKKSYYNYEQRKMMLESIRYVDLVIPESGWGQKEIDVDRYEIDTFVMGHDWEGEFDFLKDKCEVIYLNRTEGISTTKIKKELYGDNEK
- a CDS encoding YitT family protein produces the protein MNKTVRDLILVVFGSFIFSAGVNTFIISADLGEGGVTGIAIVLYYAFHISPGITNFVFNAILIGIGYKFLSKRSMYLTIIATILISIFLELTVSWEIETGNILVNAVFGGLCVGLGIGVIVLAGGTTAGTTILARIANKYLDVSTPYALLFFDLIVVAISLTVIPISSALVTVISLYIGTKVMDYVIEGLNTKKAMTIISSKPDEIAKVIDEQVGRGLTILNGRGYFSKEDKDILYVVITKTQVTRAKRLIRKIDDNAFLVIHDVRDVYGNGFLIDEH
- the pbp4 gene encoding penicillin-binding protein PBP4; the protein is MRKLILTFITVLFVGTIITPFAEAETVTPTQAANQYGYNVSEAYQPEGAVNVAQTGQLLYQYNMNKKWYPASMTKLMTMYLTLNAVNKGELSLNDKVKITDTHYRMSTLPELSNTKLYPGETYTIKELLQITVSNSSNAAALILGKEVSGNLSDFTDKMNKKAKALGMENTHFVNPTGAENHQLRDFVPKKYKNENDNTSTAKDFGILSQRAVQDTPKILDFTKQLAPTQHGVTYYTFNHSLEGADMSLEGTDGLKTGSSDVADYNHTITTKRDGFRINQAIMGAGNYDKLGGEKQRNMIGNALMNMSFDQYKYEKVLSKGEQKINGKTYFVEKDLYDVLPKDFDKKDYKVVIEDNKAHIEYDREFISSKYGPPSVDVNKPLVHQATTVVKSSWDEHPILTLLGTILIIAAIAIIIYLIIDLIRKKSINKK
- the tarB gene encoding teichoic acid glycerol-phosphate primase TarB, with protein sequence MRQIIKKLYIIIISFLNMIYRKKKVQSDQIVLMMTFAEDVLPIIEALNRKGYKLTVIGTEKNRKYIQHLENTVFLPAGNKQVFKHIKALSSAKVIVIDTYYLIMGGFKKKKQQTVVQTWHAAGALKNFGFTDRQVDLSNNKIVQQYKKVYDATDKYIVGGEPMADCFKESFGANEKQFLRTGLPRLVPYTRLDVEQRQQELKQQYGINGKVAVYVPTYREHKQANRQIDKQKFEAKLPEYTLLSKLHPSIATEQQTTINLQSLMILADVIISDYSSLAIEASILNKPTLFYVYDEADYSRTRGLNVFYEKIPKAYKAYNEDELMHKLHENSYATALLFEDWHKYNTKDSLTSIINEIEKMVKK